A single Pseudomonas putida DNA region contains:
- a CDS encoding sn-glycerol-3-phosphate transporter, with the protein MNRTSIAAIGLLAVSLAANAEEGEREGDYWYVQTSAYTKHWTHDPEHNNHQELFGIERIYTDGLLWGAATFKNSFSQRSYYAYLGKVWEHERYPVYAKLSAGLIEGYKGEYDDKIPLNHFGVAPVIIPSFGAHWGPVGAEFVVLGGAAGMVNVGLRF; encoded by the coding sequence ATGAACAGGACGTCAATTGCAGCGATCGGGCTGCTGGCAGTGAGTCTGGCCGCCAATGCCGAAGAAGGCGAGCGAGAGGGGGACTATTGGTATGTGCAGACCAGCGCCTATACCAAGCACTGGACCCACGACCCGGAGCACAACAACCACCAGGAACTGTTCGGCATCGAGCGTATCTATACCGACGGCTTGCTGTGGGGCGCAGCGACCTTCAAGAACTCGTTCTCCCAGCGGTCGTACTACGCCTACCTGGGCAAGGTCTGGGAACATGAGCGCTATCCGGTCTATGCCAAGCTGAGCGCCGGGTTGATCGAGGGCTACAAGGGCGAGTATGACGACAAGATTCCGTTGAACCACTTCGGCGTCGCGCCGGTGATCATTCCATCGTTCGGGGCTCACTGGGGGCCAGTGGGGGCCGAGTTCGTGGTGCTGGGAGGGGCTGCGGGGATGGTCAACGTCGGGTTGCGGTTCTGA
- a CDS encoding MFS transporter — MKPARVLFALAIGAFGIGTTEFTPMGLLPVIAQGVDVSIPSAGMLITAYAIGVMVGAPIMTLLFSRFGKRAALMALMAIFTLGNLLSALSPDYYSLLASRLVTSLNHGAFFGLGAVVAASVVPKEKQASAVATMFMGLTIANIGGVPAATWVGQQVGWRMAFAGTAVLGLLAMAALWYALPKGERGSVPHVRKELAVIARPSVLLAMATTVLGAGAMFTLYTYVAPVLAELTGASDSFVTLGLVLIGVGFTLGNSLGGRLADWSLEGAAKIFLGLLALIMLLMPLVLGSHVGAAIALLVWGMFTFAVVPPLQMRVMTAAIEAPGLASSINVGAFNLGNAVGAALGGAVISLNLGYAAVPMAGGVLAAAGLLLVWLGGRNKAGVALAAD, encoded by the coding sequence CATCGGCACCACCGAGTTCACCCCGATGGGCCTGCTGCCGGTGATCGCCCAGGGCGTCGACGTGAGCATCCCCAGCGCCGGCATGCTGATTACCGCCTATGCCATCGGCGTGATGGTCGGGGCGCCGATCATGACCTTGCTGTTCAGCCGCTTCGGCAAACGCGCAGCGCTGATGGCCCTGATGGCGATTTTCACCCTGGGCAACCTGCTCTCGGCACTGTCACCGGACTACTACAGCCTGCTCGCCTCGCGCCTGGTCACCAGCCTCAACCATGGGGCCTTCTTCGGCCTTGGTGCCGTGGTGGCCGCCAGCGTCGTGCCCAAGGAAAAACAGGCCAGCGCCGTGGCGACCATGTTCATGGGCCTGACCATCGCCAACATCGGCGGTGTGCCGGCTGCCACCTGGGTTGGCCAGCAAGTCGGCTGGCGCATGGCCTTCGCCGGCACGGCGGTTCTCGGCCTGCTGGCCATGGCCGCCCTGTGGTACGCCCTGCCCAAGGGTGAACGCGGCAGCGTGCCGCATGTGCGCAAGGAACTGGCGGTGATCGCCCGCCCCAGCGTGCTACTGGCGATGGCAACCACGGTGCTGGGGGCTGGCGCCATGTTCACCCTGTATACCTACGTGGCGCCAGTGCTGGCGGAACTGACCGGTGCCTCGGACAGTTTCGTCACCCTTGGCCTGGTGCTGATCGGCGTAGGCTTCACCTTGGGCAACAGCCTGGGTGGCCGCCTGGCTGACTGGTCACTGGAGGGTGCGGCGAAGATTTTCCTCGGCTTGCTTGCGCTGATCATGCTGCTGATGCCACTGGTACTGGGCAGCCATGTCGGCGCCGCCATCGCCTTGCTGGTGTGGGGCATGTTCACCTTCGCGGTGGTGCCACCGCTGCAGATGCGGGTGATGACCGCCGCCATCGAGGCACCTGGGCTGGCGTCGTCGATCAACGTAGGTGCGTTCAACCTGGGTAACGCCGTAGGCGCGGCCTTGGGCGGCGCGGTGATCAGCCTGAACCTTGGTTACGCTGCAGTACCGATGGCCGGCGGCGTGCTGGCGGCTGCCGGGTTGCTGCTGGTGTGGCTCGGTGGGCGCAACAAGGCTGGGGTAGCACTGGCTGCCGACTGA